In Pangasianodon hypophthalmus isolate fPanHyp1 chromosome 3, fPanHyp1.pri, whole genome shotgun sequence, a single genomic region encodes these proteins:
- the psda gene encoding PH and SEC7 domain-containing protein 1 isoform X1: MANSGKVLHLYVEVRSVADEEGKELKNTEGTHSLVVHGPDLFPQSQHGALNTLRGLVPPAGDLRKVGSSTQGLFTSKSPSRHPVSLQIHPGEEGQTPSQHGQSLPPVELYKLLSALQPELKGGTGNLVRTRSTESEPFCGRESRICGHFTAPPTPSGARKSYGQLGEGKRSIVTYSYIEKANIKSVGGHHSIVCQNEPENPFRKAFNDQTIPFHFNENFSDPAGVNRKEIFCNSNSKNTLTASVIKPKDTPSLQHAMLNSIARNATHHALEEFGSPKLRHQLATANHPDRSYATLHREQSRCHSWSGSPVVPRIARTLPTNAHLAAHKLSRDARQPYQCSTNAQSQIIPSQRVWKSDETLRQGYRHSPILPSSRPTAIQHEIPNKTITQPPHNQTAGQKTNQSPWQTNKVNFSLSSSPNQPGSRGNKLSGEKSILSASRAEMTPNQVEEATKLFVHLENRQSSSPTPSLSDTVKSDSTRSGQQSTEEFSTRTSSENNVFAQDQHWEQDPVQARYSSGWPSSHLSYRGSRSPALCASLHRVGVVSTSAIQEPQQERRVISGKNSPVSYQHQPPQHKGDNNLPRQEDRHYDAGYGCGLRDSPDMRLCTQFNTNIPVKSTLRKPYSRVRENTNKENSSEVKNSLGMPLVMLSKERRNDSTVPSSEETLSMVPAQKEIRVEGLTYGEQSTALSQSSSGVTGSLVEVIQPERDSISPVTSNQTSWRNIGTGNTAIQLDSGSSLLGPSLHCQKIARAKWEFLFGKPLEDHHGVTVPVSSIAPCSGYSNDSPREFTAPYSSDRPISKIQNSSSHDVQQVDMEPVNPPLSSALGSSPKTGIIRRTIKYSETDLDAVPLRCYRETDIDEVILAEQEEMDSAFSSNRSVLDTSGTSSGSPFERLFCSQTSEEEEHLHDEEMVSWASVRMHCDRKRQQAVQDGDEVFSRLIEGSQNCLLDSHTALKSPITVESPSRISTDGLDSFSRHFESIMESHRAKGTSYSSLDSVDMASSGPPIFTFDLPTLTPEIQNQICESAKQIIDLSFAPLRQPKVPSLLTPSTSEALAGADQNMSEEESELTDNVPTENHISSESNIAITQRERASGLVLQSDHEVAQRLALGSNDNIANGSKADLQAAKLLAKRLYNLDGFRRSDIARHLSKNNDFSRMVAEEYLSYFNFAGMSVDQALRVFLREFALMGETQERERVLSHFSRRYLQCNPNTIPNEDSVHTLTCALMLLNTDLHGHNVGKRMSCVQFIGNLEGLNDGQDFPKDLLKALYNSIKNEKLQWTIDEEEVRKSVSELADSRTDSASHTLKRITSGGAPLVSLAQQSNAQVYKKGFLVRKVHADPDGKRTPRGKRGWKTFYAILKGLVLYLQKSEYGTHKQLSDEDLKNAVSIHHSLAMKAADYSKRPNVFYLRTADWRVFLFQAPNAEQMQSWITRINTVAAMFSAPPFPAAIGSQKKFSRPLLPGSATKLSQEEQAKSHEMRFRSVSSELQELRSVPQERKPKGKEQEEAKQREEYLEFEKTRYGTYAMLLRAKIRMGESDLTAFETRLFADGTLQRTSSSPTLAHDTSHASASSCSSRSKKSSRSESQRHKPAVKQ; encoded by the exons ATGGCAAACTCAGGGAAAGTTCTCCACTTGTATGTGGAGGTGAGATCTGTGGCTGATGAAGAGGGAAAAGAGTTGAAAAATACAGAAGGGACACACTCCCTTGTGGTACATGGTCCAGACCTTTTCCCCCAGTCTCAGCATGGAGCCCTGAATACTCTGCGTGGCTTAGTGCCTCCAGCTGGGGATCTACGTAAAGTGGGCAGCAGCACACAGGGCCTTTTCACCAGTAAATCTCCATCCAGACATCCAGTCAGCTTACAAATCCATCCAGGTGAAGAAGGACAGACACCCTCTCAACATGGACAAAGTTTGCCTCCTGTTGAGCTATATAAATTACTCTCTGCCCTTCAACCGGAGCTTAAAGGAGGTACAGGTAATCTGGTGCGAACTCGCTCCACTGAGAGTGAACCATTCTGTGGGAGGGAGTCTAGAATTTGTGGACATTTTACTGCCCCACCTACACCCAGTGGTGCTCGAAAGAGCTATGGGCAACTGGGCGAAGGAAAACGATCAATTGTTACGTACAGCTATATTGAGAAAGCTAACATCAAGTCTGTCGGTGGTCATCATAGCATAGTGTGCCAAAATGAGCCAGAGAACCCATTCAGAAAAGCTTTTAATGATCAAACGATCCCGTTCCACTTCAATGAAAATTTCAGTGACCCAGCAGGGGTCAACAGGAAGGAAATCTTTTGTAACTCCAACTCAAAGAATACCTTAACAGCCTCAGTGATCAAACCAAAGGATACCCCCAGTCTCCAGCATGCCATGTTAAACTCAATTGCAAGAAATGCTACCCATCATGCTTTGGAAGAGTTTGGTTCCCCAAAGCTCAGACACCAGCTGGCAACTGCCAACCATCCTGACAGAAGTTACGCCACTCTGCATAGAGAACAGTCCCGCTGCCATTCATGGTCTGGATCTCCTGTGGTGCCACGCATTGCCAGAACTTTGCCTACTAATGCACATCTAGCAGCTCACAAGCTCTCTCGTGATGCTAGACAGCCCTACCAATGCTCTACCAATGCCCAATCTCAAATAATTCCAAGCCAGCGAGTGTGGAAGAGTGATGAGACTCTGAGGCAAGGGTATAGGCATAGCCCAATTTTGCCATCCAGCAGGCCCACAGCTATTCAACATGAAATTCCAAATAAGACCATTACTCAACCACCACACAACCAGACAGCAGgtcaaaaaacaaatcaaagtcCCTGGCAAACCAACAAGGTTAATTTTAGCCTAAGCTCTTCACCAAATCAGCCAGGTTCCAGAGGCAACAAACTAAGTGGTGAGAAGAGTATCTTGTCTGCGTCAAGAGCTGAAATGACCCCTAACCAAGTAGAAGAAGCCACAAAGCTGTTCGTACATCTGGAAAACAGGCAGTCATCTTCCCCTACCCCATCACTATCAGATACTGTGAAGTCAGACAGTACAAGGTCAGGACAACAGTCTACAGAAGAGTTTTCCACAAGAACCTCCTCAGAGAACAATGTCTTTGCCCAGGACCAACACTGGGAGCAGGATCCTGTTCAGGCAAGGTATTCTTCAGGTTGGCCCTCCTCACATTTGTCCTATAGAGGTAGCAGATCCCCTGCACTTTGTGCTAGTTTGCACCGAGTTGGTGTAGTGTCTACATCTGCAATCCAAGAGCCACAACAAGAGAGAAGAGTAATTTCAGGGAAGAACAGTCCTGTTTCATATCAACACCAACCTCCCCAACATAAAGGAGACAACAACCTACCGAGGCAAGAAGACAGACACTATGATGCAGGGTATGGCTGTGGTCTTAGAGACAGTCCAGATATGAGACTCTGCACACAATTTAACACTAATATACCAGTCAAATCAACCTTGAGAAAACCATATTCAAGAGTTAGGGAGAACACCAATAAGGAGAACTCATCTGAAGTTAAAAATTCATTAGGCATGCCCTTAGTTATGTTGAGCAAAGAGAGAAGAAATGACTCAACTGTGCCTAGCTCTGAAGAGACCCTTTCTATGGTGCCAGCACAAAAAGAGATAAGAGTTGAAGGCCTGACATATGGGGAGCAGAGCACTGCTTTGTCCCAAAGTTCCAGTGGAGTTACAGGCAGTCTGGTGGAGGTCATTCAGCCTGAGAGAGACTCCATTTCCCCAGTGACATCCAATCAGACCAGTTGGAGAAACATTGGCACAGGGAACACAGCCATACAA TTGGACAGTGGATCATCATTGCTAGGTCCTTCTTTGCACTGTCAAAAGATTGCTCGTGCCAAATGGGAGTTCCTGTTTGGGAAGCCTTTAGAAGACCACCATGGAGTAACTG TTCCAGTCTCCTCCATTGCACCCTGCAGTGGCTACTCCAATGATTCTCCTCGTGAGTTCACAGCACCATATTCCAGTGACAGACCAATATCCAAGATACAGAATTCTTCCAGCCATGATGTTCAACAGGTGGACATGGAACCAGTCAACCCACCTCTTTCTTCAGCACTGGGCTCATCCCCTAAGACTGGCATCATTAGGCGCACTATCAAATACTCAGAAACCGACCTGGATGCAGTTCCCCTGCGTTgttatagagagacagacatcgACGAAGTTATACTAGCTGAGCAGGAGGAAATGGATTCGGCATTCAGTAGCAACCGTAGTGTACTGGATACCTCTGGCACCAGCAGTGGCAGTCCTTTTGAGCGACTGTTTTGTTCACAGACAAGTGAGGAAGAGGAACATCTGCATGACGAAGAGATGGTGAGCTGGGCCAGTGTGAGGATGCATTGTGACAGGAAGAGACAGCAAGCTGTGCAGGATGGAGATGAGGTGTTCAGCCGCTTGATTGAAGG TTCCCAGAACTGCCTATTGGACAGCCATACTGCCCTAAAGTCTCCCATAACAGTGGAAAGTCCTAGCAGGATCTCCACAGATGGCCTTGACTCTTTCAGTCGTCACTTTGAGAGCATTATGGAATCTCACCGGGCCAAGGGCACCTCTTACAGCAGCCTGGACAGTGTAGACATGGCCTCCAGTGGCCCACCCATCTTTACCTTCGACCTCCCAACATTGACCCCTGAGATACAGAACCAGATCTGTGAGAGTGCCAAGCAAATCATAGATTTGAGCTTTGCTCCCCTGAGACAGCCTAAAGTTCCTAGCCTTTTGACCCCTAGCACTTCTGAGGCATTGGCTGGAGCAGACCAGAACATGTCAGAAGAGGAGAGTGAGTTAACAGACAATGTCCCCACTGAGAACCACATTTCATCTGAGTCTAACATAGCAATTACGCAAAG GGAACGAGCATCAGGACTTGTCTTACAATCTGACCATGAGGTGGCACAGCGCTTGGCACTGGGCAGCAACGACAACATTGCCAATGGTAGCAAGGCTGACCTGCAGGCTGCCAAACTGCTGGCCAAACGCCTCTACAACCTGGACGGCTTCAGGAGGTCCGACATCGCAAGGCATCTGAGCAAAAA TAATGATTTCAGTAGGATGGTGGCAGAGGAGTACCTGAGTTATTTCAACTTCGCAGGCATGAGTGTGGATCAGGCTCTGAG AGTTTTTCTGAGAGAGTTTGCTCTTATGGGTGAGACGCAGGAGAGAGAACGAGTGCTGTCCCATTTCTCCAGAAGATACCTCCAGTGCAACCCCAACACTATACCAAATGAAG ACAGCGTCCACACTCTGACCTGCGCTCTGATGCTGCTGAACACAGACCTTCATGGCCAT AATGTGGGGAAGAGGATGTCATGTGTGCAGTTCATAGGCAACCTGGAGGGGTTAAATGATGGGCAGGATTTCCCCAAAGATCTGCTCAAG GCACTCTATAACTCCATCAAGAATGAGAAGCTGCAGTGGACAAT TGATGAAGAGGAAGTGCGTAAGTCTGTGTCGGAGCTGGCTGATAGCAGGACAGACTCTGCGTCCCACACTCTGAAGAGGATTACTAGTGGCGGGGCTCCTCTAGTGTCTCTGGCTCAGCAGTCCAACGCTCAGGTCTACAAGAAAGGCTTCCTCGTACGCAAAGTTCACGCCGACCCCGATGGCAAGAGGA CGCCTCGAGGTAAGAGAGGATGGAAGACATTTTATGCCATCTTGAAAGGACTGGTCCTTTATTTGCAAAAG AGTGAATATGGCACTCATAAGCAGCTGTCTGATGAGGATCTGAAGAACGCTGTGTCCATCCACCACTCTCTAGCTATGAAGGCAGCAGACTACAGCAAGAGACCCAACGTGTTTTACCTGCGCACTGCTGACTGGAGGGTCTTCCTCTTCCAGGCCCC caATGCGGAGCAGATGCAGTCCTGGATCACGCGCATCAACACAGTGGCAGCCATGTTCTCCGCCCCTCCCTTCCCAGCAGCCATCGGCTCACAGAAGAAGTTTAGCCGGCCTCTTCTACCGGGCTCCGCCACCAAACTGTCCCAG GAGGAGCAGGCGAAATCTCATGAAATGCGCTTCAGATCCGTCTCCTCTGAGCTGCAGGAGCTGCGTTCTGTTCCTCAGGAGCGCAAGCCCAAAGGGAAGGAGCAAGAAGAGGCCAAGCAGCGGGAGGAGTACCTGGAGTTTGAG AAAACTCGCTATGGGACGTACGCCATGTTACTGAGAGCGAAGATTCGCATGGGTGAGTCAGATCTGACGGCGTTCGAGACCCGTTTGTTTGCTGATGGCACTCTGCAGCGGACCAGCTCCAGCCCCACGCTGGCACATGACACCAGCCACGCCAGCGCCAGCAGCTGCAGTTCCAGAAGTAAGAAGAGCAGCCGAAGTGAGAGCCAGAGACACAAGCCAGCCGTGAAACAGTGA
- the psda gene encoding PH and SEC7 domain-containing protein 1 isoform X2 translates to MARYIFCWGGGALDDHYMYAPLPDVYRERASGLVLQSDHEVAQRLALGSNDNIANGSKADLQAAKLLAKRLYNLDGFRRSDIARHLSKNNDFSRMVAEEYLSYFNFAGMSVDQALRVFLREFALMGETQERERVLSHFSRRYLQCNPNTIPNEDSVHTLTCALMLLNTDLHGHNVGKRMSCVQFIGNLEGLNDGQDFPKDLLKALYNSIKNEKLQWTIDEEEVRKSVSELADSRTDSASHTLKRITSGGAPLVSLAQQSNAQVYKKGFLVRKVHADPDGKRTPRGKRGWKTFYAILKGLVLYLQKSEYGTHKQLSDEDLKNAVSIHHSLAMKAADYSKRPNVFYLRTADWRVFLFQAPNAEQMQSWITRINTVAAMFSAPPFPAAIGSQKKFSRPLLPGSATKLSQEEQAKSHEMRFRSVSSELQELRSVPQERKPKGKEQEEAKQREEYLEFEKTRYGTYAMLLRAKIRMGESDLTAFETRLFADGTLQRTSSSPTLAHDTSHASASSCSSRSKKSSRSESQRHKPAVKQ, encoded by the exons ATGGCTCGCTATATTTTCTGCTGGGGAGGCGGAGCCTTGGATGATCACTACATGTATGCTCCCTTGCCAGATGTTTATCG GGAACGAGCATCAGGACTTGTCTTACAATCTGACCATGAGGTGGCACAGCGCTTGGCACTGGGCAGCAACGACAACATTGCCAATGGTAGCAAGGCTGACCTGCAGGCTGCCAAACTGCTGGCCAAACGCCTCTACAACCTGGACGGCTTCAGGAGGTCCGACATCGCAAGGCATCTGAGCAAAAA TAATGATTTCAGTAGGATGGTGGCAGAGGAGTACCTGAGTTATTTCAACTTCGCAGGCATGAGTGTGGATCAGGCTCTGAG AGTTTTTCTGAGAGAGTTTGCTCTTATGGGTGAGACGCAGGAGAGAGAACGAGTGCTGTCCCATTTCTCCAGAAGATACCTCCAGTGCAACCCCAACACTATACCAAATGAAG ACAGCGTCCACACTCTGACCTGCGCTCTGATGCTGCTGAACACAGACCTTCATGGCCAT AATGTGGGGAAGAGGATGTCATGTGTGCAGTTCATAGGCAACCTGGAGGGGTTAAATGATGGGCAGGATTTCCCCAAAGATCTGCTCAAG GCACTCTATAACTCCATCAAGAATGAGAAGCTGCAGTGGACAAT TGATGAAGAGGAAGTGCGTAAGTCTGTGTCGGAGCTGGCTGATAGCAGGACAGACTCTGCGTCCCACACTCTGAAGAGGATTACTAGTGGCGGGGCTCCTCTAGTGTCTCTGGCTCAGCAGTCCAACGCTCAGGTCTACAAGAAAGGCTTCCTCGTACGCAAAGTTCACGCCGACCCCGATGGCAAGAGGA CGCCTCGAGGTAAGAGAGGATGGAAGACATTTTATGCCATCTTGAAAGGACTGGTCCTTTATTTGCAAAAG AGTGAATATGGCACTCATAAGCAGCTGTCTGATGAGGATCTGAAGAACGCTGTGTCCATCCACCACTCTCTAGCTATGAAGGCAGCAGACTACAGCAAGAGACCCAACGTGTTTTACCTGCGCACTGCTGACTGGAGGGTCTTCCTCTTCCAGGCCCC caATGCGGAGCAGATGCAGTCCTGGATCACGCGCATCAACACAGTGGCAGCCATGTTCTCCGCCCCTCCCTTCCCAGCAGCCATCGGCTCACAGAAGAAGTTTAGCCGGCCTCTTCTACCGGGCTCCGCCACCAAACTGTCCCAG GAGGAGCAGGCGAAATCTCATGAAATGCGCTTCAGATCCGTCTCCTCTGAGCTGCAGGAGCTGCGTTCTGTTCCTCAGGAGCGCAAGCCCAAAGGGAAGGAGCAAGAAGAGGCCAAGCAGCGGGAGGAGTACCTGGAGTTTGAG AAAACTCGCTATGGGACGTACGCCATGTTACTGAGAGCGAAGATTCGCATGGGTGAGTCAGATCTGACGGCGTTCGAGACCCGTTTGTTTGCTGATGGCACTCTGCAGCGGACCAGCTCCAGCCCCACGCTGGCACATGACACCAGCCACGCCAGCGCCAGCAGCTGCAGTTCCAGAAGTAAGAAGAGCAGCCGAAGTGAGAGCCAGAGACACAAGCCAGCCGTGAAACAGTGA
- the psda gene encoding PH and SEC7 domain-containing protein 1 isoform X3: protein MVFLRERASGLVLQSDHEVAQRLALGSNDNIANGSKADLQAAKLLAKRLYNLDGFRRSDIARHLSKNNDFSRMVAEEYLSYFNFAGMSVDQALRVFLREFALMGETQERERVLSHFSRRYLQCNPNTIPNEDSVHTLTCALMLLNTDLHGHNVGKRMSCVQFIGNLEGLNDGQDFPKDLLKALYNSIKNEKLQWTIDEEEVRKSVSELADSRTDSASHTLKRITSGGAPLVSLAQQSNAQVYKKGFLVRKVHADPDGKRTPRGKRGWKTFYAILKGLVLYLQKSEYGTHKQLSDEDLKNAVSIHHSLAMKAADYSKRPNVFYLRTADWRVFLFQAPNAEQMQSWITRINTVAAMFSAPPFPAAIGSQKKFSRPLLPGSATKLSQEEQAKSHEMRFRSVSSELQELRSVPQERKPKGKEQEEAKQREEYLEFEKTRYGTYAMLLRAKIRMGESDLTAFETRLFADGTLQRTSSSPTLAHDTSHASASSCSSRSKKSSRSESQRHKPAVKQ from the exons ATGGTGTTTTTAAG GGAACGAGCATCAGGACTTGTCTTACAATCTGACCATGAGGTGGCACAGCGCTTGGCACTGGGCAGCAACGACAACATTGCCAATGGTAGCAAGGCTGACCTGCAGGCTGCCAAACTGCTGGCCAAACGCCTCTACAACCTGGACGGCTTCAGGAGGTCCGACATCGCAAGGCATCTGAGCAAAAA TAATGATTTCAGTAGGATGGTGGCAGAGGAGTACCTGAGTTATTTCAACTTCGCAGGCATGAGTGTGGATCAGGCTCTGAG AGTTTTTCTGAGAGAGTTTGCTCTTATGGGTGAGACGCAGGAGAGAGAACGAGTGCTGTCCCATTTCTCCAGAAGATACCTCCAGTGCAACCCCAACACTATACCAAATGAAG ACAGCGTCCACACTCTGACCTGCGCTCTGATGCTGCTGAACACAGACCTTCATGGCCAT AATGTGGGGAAGAGGATGTCATGTGTGCAGTTCATAGGCAACCTGGAGGGGTTAAATGATGGGCAGGATTTCCCCAAAGATCTGCTCAAG GCACTCTATAACTCCATCAAGAATGAGAAGCTGCAGTGGACAAT TGATGAAGAGGAAGTGCGTAAGTCTGTGTCGGAGCTGGCTGATAGCAGGACAGACTCTGCGTCCCACACTCTGAAGAGGATTACTAGTGGCGGGGCTCCTCTAGTGTCTCTGGCTCAGCAGTCCAACGCTCAGGTCTACAAGAAAGGCTTCCTCGTACGCAAAGTTCACGCCGACCCCGATGGCAAGAGGA CGCCTCGAGGTAAGAGAGGATGGAAGACATTTTATGCCATCTTGAAAGGACTGGTCCTTTATTTGCAAAAG AGTGAATATGGCACTCATAAGCAGCTGTCTGATGAGGATCTGAAGAACGCTGTGTCCATCCACCACTCTCTAGCTATGAAGGCAGCAGACTACAGCAAGAGACCCAACGTGTTTTACCTGCGCACTGCTGACTGGAGGGTCTTCCTCTTCCAGGCCCC caATGCGGAGCAGATGCAGTCCTGGATCACGCGCATCAACACAGTGGCAGCCATGTTCTCCGCCCCTCCCTTCCCAGCAGCCATCGGCTCACAGAAGAAGTTTAGCCGGCCTCTTCTACCGGGCTCCGCCACCAAACTGTCCCAG GAGGAGCAGGCGAAATCTCATGAAATGCGCTTCAGATCCGTCTCCTCTGAGCTGCAGGAGCTGCGTTCTGTTCCTCAGGAGCGCAAGCCCAAAGGGAAGGAGCAAGAAGAGGCCAAGCAGCGGGAGGAGTACCTGGAGTTTGAG AAAACTCGCTATGGGACGTACGCCATGTTACTGAGAGCGAAGATTCGCATGGGTGAGTCAGATCTGACGGCGTTCGAGACCCGTTTGTTTGCTGATGGCACTCTGCAGCGGACCAGCTCCAGCCCCACGCTGGCACATGACACCAGCCACGCCAGCGCCAGCAGCTGCAGTTCCAGAAGTAAGAAGAGCAGCCGAAGTGAGAGCCAGAGACACAAGCCAGCCGTGAAACAGTGA